A region of Arabidopsis thaliana chromosome 5, partial sequence DNA encodes the following proteins:
- the DEAR2 gene encoding DREB and EAR motif protein 2 (DREB and EAR motif protein 2 (DEAR2); FUNCTIONS IN: DNA binding, sequence-specific DNA binding transcription factor activity; INVOLVED IN: regulation of transcription, DNA-dependent; LOCATED IN: nucleus; EXPRESSED IN: sepal, male gametophyte, carpel; EXPRESSED DURING: 4 anthesis; CONTAINS InterPro DOMAIN/s: DNA-binding, integrase-type (InterPro:IPR016177), Pathogenesis-related transcriptional factor/ERF, DNA-binding (InterPro:IPR001471); BEST Arabidopsis thaliana protein match is: cooperatively regulated by ethylene and jasmonate 1 (TAIR:AT3G50260.1); Has 1807 Blast hits to 1807 proteins in 277 species: Archae - 0; Bacteria - 0; Metazoa - 736; Fungi - 347; Plants - 385; Viruses - 0; Other Eukaryotes - 339 (source: NCBI BLink).), with translation MEGGGVADVAVPGTRKRDRPYKGIRMRKWGKWVAEIREPNKRSRLWLGSYSTPEAAARAYDTAVFYLRGPTARLNFPELLPGEKFSDEDMSAATIRKKATEVGAQVDALGTAVQNNRHRVFGQNRDSDVDNKNFHRNYQNGEREEEEEDEDDKRLRSGGRLLDRVDLNKLPDPESSDEEWESKH, from the coding sequence ATGGAAGGCGGCGGAGTTGCTGACGTGGCTGTCCCCGGTACGAGGAAGAGAGACAGACCTTACAAAGGAATTAGGATGAGGAAGTGGGGAAAGTGGGTGGCGGAGATTCGTGAGCCTAACAAGCGCTCTAGGTTATGGCTTGGCTCTTACTCTACTCCCGAGGCGGCGGCGCGAGCTTACGACACGGCGGTTTTCTATCTTAGAGGACCTACGGCGAGGCTTAACTTCCCTGAGCTTCTTCCTGGGGAGAAATTCTCCGACGAGGATATGTCGGCTGCGACCATCAGGAAGAAAGCCACGGAGGTCGGTGCTCAGGTTGATGCTTTGGGCACGGCGGTGCAAAATAACCGCCACCGTGTTTTTGGTCAGAATCGAGATAGTGATGTGGATAATAAGAATTTTCATCGGAATTATCAAAACGGTgaacgagaagaagaagaagaagatgaggatgacAAGAGATTGAGGAGTGGCGGCCGGTTATTGGATCGGGTTGACTTGAATAAATTACCCGACCCGGAAAGCTCCGATGAAGAATGGGAAAgcaaacattaa
- a CDS encoding Leucine-rich repeat protein kinase family protein (Leucine-rich repeat protein kinase family protein; FUNCTIONS IN: protein serine/threonine kinase activity, protein kinase activity, ATP binding; INVOLVED IN: transmembrane receptor protein tyrosine kinase signaling pathway, protein amino acid phosphorylation; LOCATED IN: plasma membrane; EXPRESSED IN: 22 plant structures; EXPRESSED DURING: 10 growth stages; CONTAINS InterPro DOMAIN/s: Protein kinase, catalytic domain (InterPro:IPR000719), Leucine-rich repeat (InterPro:IPR001611), Serine/threonine-protein kinase-like domain (InterPro:IPR017442), Protein kinase-like domain (InterPro:IPR011009); BEST Arabidopsis thaliana protein match is: Leucine-rich repeat protein kinase family protein (TAIR:AT3G50230.1); Has 30201 Blast hits to 17322 proteins in 780 species: Archae - 12; Bacteria - 1396; Metazoa - 17338; Fungi - 3422; Plants - 5037; Viruses - 0; Other Eukaryotes - 2996 (source: NCBI BLink).), which translates to MTLNFFLPFFFFFILLRVSAGAEPNYFNSLLPSDAVALLSFKSTADLDNKLLYSLTERYDYCQWRGVKCAQGRIVRLVLSGVGLRGYFSSATLSRLDQLRVLSLENNSLFGPIPDLSHLVNLKSLFLSRNQFSGAFPPSILSLHRLMILSISHNNFSGSIPSEINALDRLTSLNLDFNRFNGTLPSLNQSFLTSFNVSGNNLTGVIPVTPTLSRFDASSFRSNPGLCGEIINRACASRSPFFGSTNKTTSSEAPLGQSAQAQNGGAVVIPPVVTKKKGKESGLVLGFTAGLASLIVLGLCLVVFSLVIKKRNDDGIYEPNPKGEASLSQQQQSQNQTPRTRAVPVLNSDTESQKREKEVQFQETEQRIPNSGNLVFCGESRSQGMYTMEQLMRASAELLGRGSVGITYKAVLDNQLIVTVKRLDAAKTAVTSEEAFENHMEIVGGLRHTNLVPIRSYFQSNGERLIIYDYHPNGSLFNLIHGSRSSRAKPLHWTSCLKIAEDVAQGLYYIHQTSSALVHGNLKSTNILLGQDFEACLTDYCLSVLTDSSSASPDDPDSSSYKAPEIRKSSRRPTSKCDVYSFGVLIFELLTGKNASRHPFMAPHDMLDWVRAMREEEEGTEDNRLGMMTETACLCRVTSPEQRPTMRQVIKMIQEIKESVMAEENDPFR; encoded by the exons atgacactgaacttttttcttcccttcttcttcttcttcattctcctCCGTGTCTCCGCCGGAGCAGAGCCAAATTACTTCAACTCCTTACTTCCTTCCGACGCCGTTGCATTACTCTCTTTCAAATCCACCGCCGATCTCGACAACAAGCTCTTGTATTCACTCACCGAGCGTTACGACTACTGTCAATGGCGCGGCGTTAAATGTGCACAAGGACGCATCGTTCGTCTTGTTCTCTCCGGCGTTGGTCTCCGCGGCTACTTCTCTTCAGCTACTCTTAGCCGTCTTGACCAGCTCCGAGTTCTGAGTCTCGAGAATAACTCGCTCTTTGGTCCGATTCCTGATCTTTCACATCTCGTTAACCTCAAATCTCTCTTCCTTAGCCGGAATCAGTTTTCCGGTGCTTTCCCTCCGTCGATTCTCTCTCTGCACCGGTTAATGATTCTCTCTATATCCCACAACAACTTCTCCGGTTCGATTCCCTCTGAGATCAACGCACTTGACCGGTTAACTTCATTAAATCTCGACTTTAACCGGTTTAACGGAACTCTACCGTCGTTAAACCAGTCGTTTCTGACGTCATTCAACGTCTCCGGTAACAACCTCACCGGAGTAATCCCCGTTACTCCGACTCTATCACGTTTCGATGCGTCGTCGTTTAGGTCTAACCCTGGACTCTGCGGCGAGATCATTAACCGAGCTTGCGCTTCACGCTCGCCGTTCTTTGGCTCCACtaacaaaacgacgtcgtcaGAAGCTCCGTTAGGACAAAGCGCACAGGCGCAGAATGGTGGTGCGGTGGTTATCCCTCCGGTAGTtacgaagaagaaaggtaaagAAAGTGGATTAGTCCTTGGTTTCACCGCTGGTCTCGCTTCGCTTATAGTTCTTGGTCTTTGCCTCGTTGTGTTCTCTCTGGTGATAAAGAAACGAAACGACGATGGAATATAtgaaccaaatccaaaagGAGAAGCTTCCTTATCTCAACAACAGcaatcacaaaaccaaactcCAAGAACAAGAGCAGTTCCGGTTTTGAACTCAGATACCGAATCTCAAAAGCGAGAAAAAGAGGTTCAatttcaagaaacagagcagcGAATACCAAATAGTGGGAATCTTGTTTTCTGTGGAGAATCTAGAAGTCAAGGAATGTACACAATGGAGCAGCTAATGAGAGCTTCAGCGGAGTTATTAGGAAGAGGATCAGTAGGGATTACGTATAAAGCGGTTCTTGATAATCAGCTTATTGTGACGGTGAAGAGACTAGACGCTGCTAAAACGGCAGTGACGAGTGAAGAAGCGTTTGAGAATCATATGGAGATTGTTGGTGGACTTAGACATACCAATCTTGTTCCGATTAGATCTTATTTTCAGTCCAACGGAGAGAGACTTATCATCTACGATTATCATCCTAATGGCAGCTTATTCAATCTCATTCACG GTTCAAGATCGTCAAGAGCAAAGCCATTACATTGGACATCATGTTTAAAGATTGCAGAAGATGTAGCTCAAGGCTTATATTACATCCACCAAACATCATCAGCATTAGTCCATGGAAACCTAAAATCCACAAACATTCTCTTAGGACAAGACTTTGAAGCCTGTTTAACAGATTACTGCCTCAGTGTCTTAACagactcttcttctgcttcaccTGATGATCCTGACTCATCCTCCTACAAAGCTCCTGAGATCAGAAAATCATCACGTAGACCAACTTCCAAATGTGATGTTTACTCGTTTGGTGTCTTGATCTTTGAGCTTTTGACTGGTAAGAATGCGTCAAGGCATCCGTTTATGGCGCCTCATGATATGCTTGATTGGGTTAGAGcaatgagagaagaagaagaaggaacagaGGATAATAGGCTTGGGATGATGACTGAAACAGCTTGTCTTTGCCGTGTGACATCACCAGAGCAAAGACCAACGATGAGACAAGTGATTAAGATGATTCAGGAGATTAAGGAGAGTGTTATGGCTGAAGAAAACGATCCGTTCCGGTGA